TATCGTATTATCGTGAGAGGTCAAAATAATATCCAAGCAGTGTATCGTATGAATAATCGAGGAGATTTAATTATCATGGAAGGGACTAAAACTCTCCCTCCTCGTAATGATACTTTACCGAATCTTGTCGCCACAAAAATTCTCCAAGATGCCAGCAAACGTTGGCAAACATCAACTATTAACCTGCGGATAAATTCTGTAAAACCCTCTCAAAATTGTATCTCTGCTAATCCCCAAGCTGCTGCTAAGTGCAATATCAAAGTATACGTCACCAATGGTCAGAAACAATTAGCTTATCACCTGGATCGTCAATCACGAAATATCACCAAAGTTGAGCCTGTGTCGGCAAAGTAGGCAAATATAAGATGGTGTCCCCCGGACAAAGACGGGGGATAAAATTATACAACTATACCAAGCTCGCCATTGCTTGAGCCACAGCTTGCAGTGCTTGATTCACCTCCGCTTCTGTGACAATTAGGGGTGGGACAAAGCGCACAACTTTTGGTCCTGCGGGTACAAGTAAAACACCTTGATTGATGGCTGCATTGACGATATCGCTAGCAGTCAGAGGAATGTCTGCATTTAATTCCATCCCATTGATTAAACCCCAACCCCGCACATCGGTAATTTGTTGGGGATATTGAGAGGCGATCGCCCGCAAACCAGCACGTAATTGCTCACCTCTAGCTTGCACATTCTCCAAAATCCGCTCCTTTTCCAGAAATTCGCAGACTGTCAGAGCGATCGCGCAGACGAAAGGATTGCCACCAAAGGTACTAGCATGATCTCCTGGTTGAAAAACATCACAGAATTTCTTGGACATCAGCGCACCAATGGGAACACCACCACCTAAACCTTTAGCACTGGTGAAAATATCTGGTTCTACACCCAGGTACTCATAACCCCACAATTTACCACTGCGTCCCATTCCCACTTGCACTTCATCAAAGATGAGTAGTACACCTGTTTCATCACAGATTTTTCGCAATTTTTGGAAATATTCAATATCTCCAGGACGCACTCCCCCTTCCCCCTGTAAGGGTTCTAGCATAACGGCAGCAACACGGTAATCACCTTCATCTAATTCGCTAATTGCCGTTTCGATAGCGGAAATATCGTTATAGGGAACGTAGTAAAATCCGGGAACTAGGGGGTCAAAATTCTTTTGATATTTGGGTTGACCGGTAGCTGTAATTGTTGCCAGAGTTCGTCCATGGAAACTAGCATGGGCAGTGAGAATGATTGGATGCTCGATATCCAAAACAGTGTGAGCATATTTGCGCGCTAATTTAATTGCTCCTTCATTAGCTTCTGCTCCAGAGTTGCAGAAAAACACGCGATCGGCACAGGAATGTTCCACAATCCACTTGGCTAAGGCTCCCTGCTCTGGGATGTAGTACAAATTAGAGACATGGTGTAATTTTTGCATTTGCCGTGTAACGGCTTCTACCATGGCAGGATGGGCGTGCCCTAGTGTGCAGGTAGCAATACCAGCAACGAAATCTAAATATTCCCGTCCTTGGGTGTCCCAAACCCGACAACCTGCCCCCCGTTCTAGAGCGATGGGGAACCGTCCATAGGTAGACATCACCGCTTGGTTGAAGCTATCAGAATCAAAGGGAGTTGACTCCGCAGCTGTCGGGTGTTGTGGAACAAGAGTTTCTGGACTCACAGCTTCACTCCTGAAAATCTTTTATTTTAGAATCATTTACTAGCTTGATACCAATCATTAAGAAAATCTTATTTTTTACTAAGATTTTACCAACTCACACTTTGGTAATTTTAGATTCTCGGCTCTAGATTTAGAACCGTATCATTAGTGTCATTTGCTTGTTTCTTTGCTACAAGTACTGGAATATCTCAGTATCGGCTCGAAATCTAGACTAACGCCAATAAAATAGGACTGCGATCGCATTTCTGAATGGGTGATGGTGAAGACTGTGTATTCAACTCTGGAACAAAAATATCAACGCATCCAGAAAGAGCTAATGGTAGGAGGGATGGCTTTAGGTGGT
The Calothrix sp. 336/3 DNA segment above includes these coding regions:
- a CDS encoding aspartate aminotransferase family protein — protein: MSPETLVPQHPTAAESTPFDSDSFNQAVMSTYGRFPIALERGAGCRVWDTQGREYLDFVAGIATCTLGHAHPAMVEAVTRQMQKLHHVSNLYYIPEQGALAKWIVEHSCADRVFFCNSGAEANEGAIKLARKYAHTVLDIEHPIILTAHASFHGRTLATITATGQPKYQKNFDPLVPGFYYVPYNDISAIETAISELDEGDYRVAAVMLEPLQGEGGVRPGDIEYFQKLRKICDETGVLLIFDEVQVGMGRSGKLWGYEYLGVEPDIFTSAKGLGGGVPIGALMSKKFCDVFQPGDHASTFGGNPFVCAIALTVCEFLEKERILENVQARGEQLRAGLRAIASQYPQQITDVRGWGLINGMELNADIPLTASDIVNAAINQGVLLVPAGPKVVRFVPPLIVTEAEVNQALQAVAQAMASLV